A genomic window from Solanum dulcamara chromosome 11, daSolDulc1.2, whole genome shotgun sequence includes:
- the LOC129872170 gene encoding probable galacturonosyltransferase-like 1, with protein MPQLGSFIKSRPLLLISLLWTSSFAAAAHIGAINTKNFHFKEAPKFYNFPTCPSLHYNSSPSTDTNITTQICFQNAVNVAMTLDAAYLRGSMAAILSVLQHSSCPENVVFHFVASSSANINYLNVTLDTSFPYLHFTIYPFRDSTVAGLISTSIRAALDCPLNYARNYLAKLLPECIQKVVYLDSDLVLVDDIIKLAATPLGEEAVLAAPEYCNANFTTYFTPTFWSNPSLSLTFANRKPCYFNTGVMVIDLERWRAGYYTTKIVEWMELQKRMRIYELGSLPPFLLVFAGNIAPVDHKWNQHGLGGDNFRGLCRDLHPGPVSLLHWSGKGKPWVRLDASRPCPLDALWAPYDLLQTPYLLES; from the exons ATGCCACAACTTGGAAGTTTCATCAAGTCCAGGCCCCTCCTCCTAATTTCTCTTTTATGGACCAGTTCCTTTGCTGCAGCTGCACACATTGGAGCTATTAACACCAAAAACTTTCATTTCAAAGAAGCCCCAAAATTCTACAATTTCCCAACTTGTCCTTCTCTTCACTACAACTCCTCCCCCTCCACCGACACAAATATTACTACACAAATTTGCTTCCAAAATGCAGTAAATGTAGCCATGACCCTTGATGCTGCTTATCTCCGAGGTTCGATGGCTGCGATTCTTTCTGTTCTTCAACATTCATCTTGCCCTGAAAATGTTGTTTTTCACTTTGTGGCGTCGTCTTCTGCTAACATCAATTATTTAAATGTCACGCTTGATACTTCTTTCCCTTATCTTCATTTCACAATTTATCCATTCCGAGATTCAACTGTCGCTGGATTGATCTCCACGTCGATTCGCGCTGCTTTGGATTGTCCTCTAAATTATGCTCGGAATTATCTAGCTAAGCTTCTTCCTGAATGTATTCAAAAG GTGGTGTACCTGGATTCAGATCTTGTTCTTGTAGATGACATAATCAAGTTGGCAGCAACACCTCTAGGTGAAGAAGCAGTTCTAGCAGCACCAGAATATTGCAATGCAAATTTCACAACCTATTTCACCCCTACTTTCTGGTCAAACCCTTCTCTTTCTTTGACTTTCGCAAATCGAAAGCCTTGTTATTTCAACACGGGTGTTATGGTAATTGATCTCGAAAGATGGAGAGCTGGATATTATACTACAAAGATTGTAGAATGGATGGAGCTTCAAAAGAGAATGAGGATTTATGAATTAGGTTCATTGCCACCTTTTTTACTTGTTTTTGCTGGAAATATAGCTCCAGTTGATCATAAATGGAACCAACATGGTCTTGGAGGGGATAATTTTCGAGGACTCTGTCGGGATTTGCACCCTGGTCCGGTTAGTTTATTGCATTGGAGCGGAAAAGGGAAGCCATGGGTTCGGCTCGATGCGAGCCGACCTTGCCCGTTAGATGCCCTCTGGGCACCTTATGATCTGCTTCAAACACCTTATCTTCTTGAATCTTAA
- the LOC129874881 gene encoding uncharacterized protein LOC129874881, producing MQNSTAKTFESSLSSGNGSNDAGDFECNICFELAQDPIVTLCGHLYCWPCLYRWLRLHSQSHECPVCKALIQEEKLVPLYGRGRTSTDPRSKPVPGVEIPRRPAGQRPETAPQPEPNTFPNPGFGLMGGGFFPGAAASFGNFTMSAGFGGLFPSLLSFQFNGFPGPAAFGTAPNHPFGYPPAYHGTNVHNAAHPSQGQADNNLKFMLLLVGFLVFLYLFGY from the coding sequence ATGCAGAACTCAACTGCCAAAACATTTGAGAGTTCTTTGTCCTCGGGGAATGGCAGCAATGATGCTGGTGATTTTGAATGTAACATCTGCTTTGAATTGGCACAAGATCCTATTGTGACCCTTTGCGGTCACCTCTACTGTTGGCCATGTTTGTATAGATGGCTGAGGCTTCACTCACAATCCCATGAGTGCCCTGTTTGTAAGGCCCTTATACAAGAGGAGAAGTTAGTTCCTCTTTATGGAAGAGGGAGGACTTCAACTGATCCCAGATCAAAACCAGTACCTGGAGTTGAAATTCCTAGAAGGCCAGCAGGGCAAAGACCTGAAACGGCGCCTCAACCAGAACCAAATACATTTCCTAATCCCGGGTTTGGTCTTATGGGAGGAGGATTTTTTCCAGGAGCAGCTGCAAGTTTTGGTAACTTTACAATGTCTGCTGGTTTCGGTGGATTATTCCCATCCTTGCTCAGTTTTCAGTTTAATGGATTTCCCGGTCCAGCTGCATTTGGTACAGCACCAAATCACCCATTTGGGTATCCTCCTGCATATCATGGGACGAATGTTCACAATGCTGCACACCCGTCCCAAGGACAGGCAGATAATAATCTGAAGTTTATGTTGTTGCTTGTTGGATTTCTTGTATTCCTATATTTGTTTGGTTACTGA